From the genome of Geobacter sp. SVR, one region includes:
- the rimP gene encoding ribosome maturation factor RimP: MAQHKDDIIERVTALSLPILDSLQLELVDVEFKRSGREAVLRLFIDKEGGVTLDDCADFSRELSTALDVEDFIPCEYNLEVSSPGLDRPLKTTADYERFAGRLIKVRTYEPYPDDAGNRRKTFLGLLDGLRDGQVVMKLTEGQTASIPLDRVAKANLEFEF; encoded by the coding sequence ATGGCTCAGCACAAAGATGACATAATCGAGCGCGTTACCGCCCTGTCGCTGCCGATCCTTGACTCGTTGCAGCTCGAGCTGGTGGATGTCGAGTTCAAACGCAGCGGTCGTGAAGCGGTGCTGCGGCTGTTCATCGACAAAGAAGGGGGAGTGACCCTGGACGACTGCGCCGATTTCAGCCGGGAGCTGTCGACCGCCCTGGATGTCGAGGATTTCATTCCCTGCGAGTATAACCTGGAGGTTTCCTCCCCCGGCCTCGACCGGCCGCTCAAGACTACGGCCGATTACGAACGTTTTGCCGGCCGGCTGATCAAGGTGCGCACCTATGAGCCGTACCCTGACGATGCCGGCAACCGGCGCAAGACGTTTCTCGGACTTCTGGACGGGCTCAGGGATGGGCAGGTCGTAATGAAGCTGACCGAGGGGCAGACCGCCTCGATACCTCTGGATCGGGTGGCCAAGGCAAACCTGGAATTTGAATTTTGA
- the nusA gene encoding transcription termination factor NusA — METNISLKHAIEQIIKEKGIDRQVVLEAMEQAVLTAANKKYRNTRDLEAHYNPETGEVELFEFVTVVDEVEDSYKEISLDEAREIDPDVEVGDSLGEKLDSSGFTRIAAQTAKQVIIQKVREAERETIFNEYNDRQWEIITGMVRRFEKGDLLVDLGRAEAILPSKEQMPREVYRPGDRIRAIITDIRMTTKGPQIILSRAHPSMLAKLFEAEVPEVAEGIVEINAVVRDPGSRAKVAVSSNDSDVDPVGACVGMRGARVQNVVSELRGEKIDIIPWSEDIARFACNALAPAQVSKVFVDEENRVLEVVVADDQLSLAIGKRGQNVSLAARLTGCRIDIKSEAKAAEAELQEFASFDGTQSAEPELYETTGDSSVEEEGSESSATDEKTE, encoded by the coding sequence GTGGAAACGAACATCAGCCTCAAACACGCCATTGAGCAGATTATCAAGGAGAAAGGGATCGACCGGCAGGTTGTCCTGGAGGCCATGGAGCAGGCGGTGTTGACCGCTGCCAACAAGAAATACCGCAACACCCGTGACCTGGAAGCCCACTATAATCCTGAGACCGGTGAAGTGGAACTGTTCGAGTTCGTGACTGTTGTTGACGAGGTTGAAGATTCCTACAAGGAAATCAGCCTGGATGAGGCGCGTGAAATCGACCCGGATGTCGAAGTGGGAGACTCCCTCGGCGAAAAACTGGATTCCAGCGGTTTTACCCGCATTGCCGCCCAGACAGCCAAACAGGTCATCATCCAGAAGGTGCGGGAGGCCGAGCGCGAAACCATCTTCAACGAGTACAACGACCGTCAGTGGGAGATCATCACCGGTATGGTGCGGCGCTTTGAAAAAGGAGACCTGCTGGTCGATCTGGGGCGCGCCGAGGCGATCCTGCCCTCCAAGGAGCAGATGCCGCGTGAAGTTTACCGTCCCGGCGATCGCATCAGGGCCATTATCACCGACATCCGCATGACCACCAAAGGGCCGCAGATCATTCTTTCGCGTGCCCATCCCAGCATGCTGGCCAAGCTGTTCGAGGCGGAAGTGCCCGAGGTGGCCGAGGGGATCGTCGAAATCAACGCCGTTGTGCGCGATCCGGGCAGCCGTGCCAAGGTGGCGGTTTCCTCCAACGACTCCGATGTCGATCCGGTCGGTGCCTGCGTCGGTATGCGCGGCGCCCGCGTCCAGAACGTCGTGTCGGAGCTGCGCGGCGAGAAGATCGATATCATTCCCTGGTCGGAAGATATCGCCCGTTTCGCCTGCAACGCCCTGGCCCCTGCCCAGGTATCCAAGGTTTTCGTGGACGAAGAGAACCGTGTGCTGGAGGTTGTCGTGGCCGACGACCAGCTCTCTCTGGCGATCGGCAAGCGGGGGCAGAATGTTAGCCTGGCTGCCCGCCTGACCGGCTGCCGCATCGACATCAAGAGCGAAGCCAAGGCCGCGGAGGCCGAATTGCAGGAATTCGCCTCATTTGACGGCACTCAGTCGGCCGAGCCGGAACTGTATGAAACCACTGGCGATTCGTCGGTTGAAGAGGAAGGCAGCGAGTCTTCGGCAACGGACGAAAAGACGGAGTAA
- a CDS encoding DUF448 domain-containing protein → MARHDQKEKPQRSCLGCRESRDKNSLIRFVLSPQSEVVPDLTARLPGRGAYACISAECVAAAVKQRQFNRAFKKEVNVLPAEELNELIARQMREHILGYLGLANRAGKIVSGGSLVSDAIRSRTKPGLVLVARDVSEAIGEKIEQLAGVHGIPCARVLTKDDLGAILGKAPRSAVAVKDGGFVARIADEINRYRNFLGEV, encoded by the coding sequence ATGGCCCGGCACGATCAGAAGGAAAAACCGCAGCGTAGTTGCCTGGGATGCCGTGAGTCCCGCGACAAGAACAGCCTGATACGCTTTGTCCTGTCGCCGCAGTCCGAGGTTGTTCCCGATTTGACCGCCCGGCTTCCCGGTCGCGGTGCCTATGCCTGCATCAGTGCCGAGTGTGTGGCCGCAGCCGTAAAGCAGCGCCAGTTCAACCGCGCTTTCAAAAAGGAAGTCAACGTGCTTCCCGCGGAAGAATTGAACGAGCTGATAGCGCGCCAGATGCGCGAGCACATCCTGGGGTACCTGGGACTGGCCAACCGTGCCGGTAAGATCGTCTCCGGCGGGTCGCTGGTCAGCGACGCCATCCGGAGCAGGACCAAGCCGGGTCTGGTGTTGGTGGCCCGGGACGTGTCCGAGGCCATAGGCGAAAAAATAGAGCAATTGGCCGGCGTGCACGGCATACCCTGCGCCCGCGTCCTGACAAAGGACGATCTCGGTGCGATACTCGGCAAGGCGCCACGCAGCGCGGTTGCCGTTAAAGATGGCGGATTCGTTGCGCGGATCGCCGATGAAATCAATCGATACAGAAACTTCCTGGGGGAGGTGTAA
- the infB gene encoding translation initiation factor IF-2: MTKIRVSNLAERLGLDTREVIARLKDIGVDAKTATSLVDEDVAKKLSSSPAKESGTEEVRVTTNIIRRRAKASPVAEEPPAPAPVEVKEEKAPEVPVVEPASVMPEAPVVVEEAPKPEIKAAEPVVAEKPKPVEPEKPTPNQARILGMVDIPGVTSRPTRVVTKEAPVTPRRPAAPGSAPASAPRSGEQVQQRRPGPAGAAPEPDRARMKQVPVPPAAPAGDDRRKPGGGKGAYADKGGKKATPTAKRKEQPRKNELLEKRGERIFDPVYKGARKKGKGDRGIETRGKTTEITVPKAIKRIIKISETISVGELAKRMGIKATDLIKSLMKMGMMVTINHPLDYDTAAILTSEYGYEVENVAVDLEEIQESVPDAPESLEKRPPVVTIMGHVDHGKTSLLDAIREANVIAGEAGGITQHIGAYDVELNGSKITFLDTPGHEAFTAMRARGAKVTDIVVLVVAADDGVMPQTREAINHSKAAGVPIIVAINKVDKPDAKPERVKQELMEFGLVASEWGGDATMVEVSAKKRLNLEELLEMILLQADVMDLKANPNKLAKGTIVEAKLDKGRGPVATVLVQEGTLKNGDYCVVGIHSGRVRAMQNDRAEKVLEAGPSMPVEVIGLSGVPDAGDVFVSMKDEKQAKEIATLRQIKQREVELAKHAKITLEDLYKQIQSGEVKDLNVIIKGDVQGSVEAVGESLRKLSTDAVRLNVIHSGVGAITETDVNLAAASNTIIIGFSVRPEVKAQALAEKEGVDIRLYSIIYDAVEDVKKAMEGLLAPTLKEKYLGRAEIREVFSVPKVGNIAGCYVQDGKVLRNAQARLLRDNVVVYEGKLSSLRRIKDDVKEVASGYECGIGLENYNDIKIGDLIEVFEIEKVAAKL, from the coding sequence ATGACTAAGATTCGCGTGAGCAACCTGGCCGAGCGGCTGGGACTGGATACTCGGGAGGTGATTGCCCGGTTGAAGGATATAGGAGTGGACGCCAAAACAGCCACATCGCTTGTTGACGAGGATGTCGCCAAGAAGCTGAGCTCCTCCCCCGCCAAGGAAAGCGGCACCGAAGAGGTCAGGGTCACCACCAACATCATCCGCCGCAGGGCCAAGGCTTCACCGGTAGCCGAAGAGCCGCCGGCACCGGCACCCGTTGAGGTCAAGGAAGAGAAAGCGCCCGAAGTGCCCGTTGTCGAGCCTGCGTCGGTAATGCCGGAAGCTCCGGTTGTCGTCGAGGAGGCGCCCAAGCCCGAAATCAAGGCTGCCGAGCCGGTCGTGGCCGAGAAGCCCAAGCCTGTCGAACCGGAGAAGCCCACTCCCAATCAAGCCCGCATTCTCGGCATGGTTGATATACCGGGAGTCACCAGCCGGCCCACCCGGGTGGTCACCAAGGAAGCCCCCGTTACCCCGCGGCGTCCGGCCGCTCCCGGTTCCGCCCCTGCATCCGCTCCCCGCTCCGGCGAGCAGGTTCAGCAACGTCGGCCAGGTCCGGCCGGTGCTGCACCGGAACCGGATCGCGCACGCATGAAGCAGGTCCCGGTGCCTCCTGCCGCTCCTGCCGGCGACGATCGCCGCAAGCCCGGCGGCGGCAAAGGGGCCTATGCCGACAAGGGGGGCAAGAAAGCGACCCCCACTGCCAAGCGCAAGGAACAGCCACGCAAGAACGAGCTGCTCGAGAAGCGTGGTGAGCGTATCTTCGATCCGGTTTACAAGGGAGCCAGGAAAAAAGGCAAGGGGGATCGTGGGATCGAAACCCGCGGCAAGACCACCGAGATCACCGTTCCCAAGGCCATCAAGCGTATCATCAAGATCTCCGAGACGATCAGCGTGGGCGAACTGGCCAAGCGCATGGGCATCAAGGCTACCGACCTGATCAAGTCGCTGATGAAGATGGGCATGATGGTAACCATCAACCATCCTCTGGACTACGACACTGCCGCCATCCTGACCTCCGAGTACGGCTATGAGGTCGAGAACGTGGCAGTTGACCTGGAAGAGATCCAGGAGTCGGTGCCCGATGCACCCGAAAGCCTGGAAAAGCGTCCTCCGGTTGTCACTATCATGGGACATGTCGACCACGGCAAGACCTCGCTCTTGGATGCAATTCGCGAAGCCAACGTCATTGCCGGCGAGGCTGGCGGCATCACGCAGCACATCGGCGCCTATGACGTCGAGCTCAACGGCAGCAAAATCACCTTCCTCGACACCCCCGGCCATGAAGCCTTTACCGCCATGCGAGCCCGTGGTGCCAAGGTGACCGATATCGTGGTCCTGGTGGTTGCGGCCGACGACGGCGTCATGCCGCAGACCCGGGAGGCGATCAACCACTCCAAAGCGGCCGGCGTTCCGATCATCGTGGCCATCAATAAGGTCGACAAGCCCGATGCCAAACCGGAGCGCGTCAAGCAGGAGCTGATGGAGTTCGGCCTGGTCGCTTCCGAATGGGGGGGCGATGCCACCATGGTAGAGGTTTCGGCCAAAAAACGCCTCAACCTGGAAGAGTTGCTGGAGATGATCCTGCTGCAGGCCGACGTGATGGACCTCAAGGCCAACCCCAACAAGCTGGCCAAGGGCACCATTGTGGAGGCCAAGCTCGACAAGGGGCGCGGTCCGGTGGCCACGGTGCTGGTACAGGAAGGTACCCTCAAGAACGGCGACTACTGTGTGGTCGGCATCCATTCCGGCCGCGTCAGGGCCATGCAGAACGATCGGGCCGAAAAGGTGCTGGAAGCCGGTCCTTCCATGCCGGTCGAGGTGATCGGCCTGTCGGGCGTGCCCGATGCCGGTGACGTCTTCGTGTCCATGAAGGACGAGAAGCAGGCCAAGGAAATCGCCACGCTGCGGCAGATCAAGCAGCGCGAGGTGGAGCTGGCCAAACACGCGAAGATCACCCTGGAAGACCTCTACAAGCAGATCCAGAGCGGCGAGGTCAAGGACCTCAACGTCATCATCAAAGGGGACGTGCAGGGCTCGGTCGAGGCGGTGGGAGAATCGCTGCGCAAGCTTTCCACCGATGCGGTCAGGCTCAATGTCATCCATTCCGGCGTTGGCGCCATCACCGAAACCGACGTCAACCTGGCAGCCGCCTCCAACACGATCATCATCGGCTTCAGCGTCCGTCCGGAGGTCAAGGCCCAGGCCCTGGCCGAGAAGGAAGGGGTCGACATCCGCCTCTACAGCATCATCTACGATGCGGTCGAGGATGTGAAAAAGGCCATGGAAGGGCTTCTGGCTCCGACCCTCAAAGAGAAGTACCTGGGACGGGCCGAAATCCGCGAGGTGTTCTCGGTGCCCAAAGTGGGCAATATCGCCGGTTGTTACGTCCAGGACGGCAAGGTATTGCGCAACGCCCAGGCGCGCCTGCTGCGGGACAATGTGGTGGTCTACGAGGGCAAGCTCTCCTCCCTGCGCCGCATCAAGGACGATGTCAAGGAAGTTGCCTCCGGCTACGAATGCGGCATCGGCCTGGAGAACTACAACGACATCAAGATCGGCGACCTGATCGAGGTCTTCGAAATCGAGAAAGTAGCCGCAAAACTGTAA
- a CDS encoding ribosome-binding factor A yields the protein MSKRSEKVAETIHTTISSILSRGLNDPRIGFVTLTAVEVIDDLSLARIYYTVIGDEAAKKSSEAGLNSAKGHLRKELGRVLTIRHIPELIFKYDHSQEYGNRIDSILKEIGTHDGND from the coding sequence ATGAGCAAGCGTTCCGAAAAAGTTGCCGAAACCATCCACACGACGATCTCCTCGATACTGTCCCGCGGCCTCAACGATCCGCGCATCGGTTTCGTCACCCTTACCGCCGTAGAAGTGATTGACGACCTGAGCCTGGCCCGGATCTACTATACCGTGATCGGGGACGAAGCAGCCAAAAAGAGCAGCGAAGCCGGGCTCAACAGCGCCAAAGGCCATCTTCGCAAGGAGCTGGGGCGCGTGCTGACCATACGCCATATCCCTGAGCTGATCTTCAAGTATGATCACTCCCAGGAGTACGGCAATCGCATCGATTCTATCCTCAAAGAGATCGGAACGCATGACGGAAACGATTGA
- a CDS encoding bifunctional oligoribonuclease/PAP phosphatase NrnA, translated as MTETIEKIVAEIRSNSSFLLTSHEGPDGDAVGSVLALASFLRLIGKDVVVHLRDPVPEMYAFLPGADTVQPHIPDRAFDVACVLDVGERRRAGEEFCRFTRVATLINIDHHLGCESFGHHNLIDPAAAATGVLIYRIIQSFGYRLDRETALCLYVAVITDTGSFRYSNANREAFSIAGEMIECGVNAWDVAEQVYENQPLKRLEMLSLALPTLEVFCSGQAASLTVTLDMYTATGANAELTDGFINYPRSIKGVEVAVFFRQTAAEVFKIGFRSKGKVNVAGFAAALGGGGHHNAAGCTVSGSLEAVKSQVYAIVESALC; from the coding sequence ATGACGGAAACGATTGAAAAGATTGTCGCTGAGATTCGCAGCAATTCCTCCTTCCTGCTGACCTCCCACGAGGGGCCTGACGGCGATGCCGTCGGTTCTGTCCTGGCCCTGGCCTCTTTTCTCCGCTTGATCGGCAAAGATGTCGTGGTCCATCTGCGCGACCCGGTTCCCGAGATGTATGCCTTCCTGCCGGGAGCGGATACGGTCCAGCCCCATATTCCCGATCGCGCCTTTGACGTCGCCTGTGTGCTGGATGTGGGCGAGCGGCGTCGCGCCGGAGAAGAGTTCTGCCGCTTCACACGCGTCGCAACGCTGATCAACATCGATCATCACCTGGGATGCGAGTCCTTCGGCCATCACAACCTGATCGATCCGGCTGCAGCAGCCACCGGTGTGCTGATATACCGCATCATCCAGTCCTTCGGTTACCGCCTGGATCGCGAAACTGCGCTTTGCCTGTACGTGGCGGTCATCACCGATACCGGCTCCTTCCGTTATTCCAACGCCAACCGCGAGGCTTTTTCCATTGCCGGCGAAATGATCGAGTGCGGTGTCAATGCCTGGGACGTGGCCGAGCAGGTCTACGAAAACCAGCCCCTCAAACGTTTGGAGATGCTGAGCCTGGCCCTGCCGACGCTGGAGGTGTTTTGTAGCGGGCAGGCAGCATCGCTGACCGTGACTCTGGACATGTACACGGCCACCGGTGCCAATGCCGAGCTTACCGATGGCTTCATCAACTATCCCCGTTCGATCAAGGGGGTCGAAGTGGCGGTATTCTTCCGCCAGACCGCTGCTGAAGTCTTCAAGATCGGCTTCCGGTCCAAGGGCAAGGTCAATGTGGCCGGGTTCGCCGCAGCCCTGGGTGGCGGCGGCCATCACAACGCCGCCGGCTGCACGGTGAGCGGCTCGCTGGAAGCGGTCAAGTCCCAGGTGTATGCCATTGTGGAATCTGCCCTTTGCTAG
- the truB gene encoding tRNA pseudouridine(55) synthase TruB yields MLDGFFVIDKPAGITSHDVVSRVRRILGTRKVGHTGTLDPFATGVLPVAVNDGTKAIPFLDEGLKQYEAVMRLGVSTDTLDMTGRITAEADASGVARQQLDEVLARFTGSIDQVPPMYSAIKRDGQPLYKLARQGVEVERQSRRVEIHRLELTALELPFVSLRVTCSRGTYVRSLADDIGTALGCGAALETLRRTLSGPFALAAACSLDALEQAAASSSLDTLRMSPTAALCHLAEIPLSEAGLTRVRHGRSPELQETQLEAWPACEEPVLVRLCRQGALVAVAQLEPFADRSPRIVLKRVFAC; encoded by the coding sequence TTGCTAGACGGTTTTTTCGTTATTGACAAACCTGCCGGCATCACCTCCCATGACGTGGTCAGTCGCGTGCGCCGGATTCTCGGCACCCGCAAGGTGGGCCATACCGGAACTCTCGATCCCTTTGCCACCGGTGTCCTGCCGGTTGCCGTCAACGACGGCACCAAGGCGATCCCCTTTCTCGATGAAGGTCTCAAGCAGTACGAGGCGGTGATGCGACTGGGAGTGTCCACCGACACCCTCGATATGACCGGCCGAATCACGGCCGAGGCGGACGCTTCCGGGGTGGCCCGGCAGCAGTTGGACGAGGTGTTGGCCCGTTTCACCGGTTCGATCGACCAGGTGCCGCCCATGTACTCGGCCATCAAGCGTGACGGGCAGCCGCTCTACAAACTAGCCCGCCAGGGGGTGGAGGTAGAACGCCAGTCCCGCCGGGTCGAGATTCACCGCCTGGAGCTGACGGCCCTGGAACTCCCCTTCGTTTCGCTGCGGGTTACCTGTTCGCGCGGCACCTACGTCCGCTCGTTGGCGGACGACATCGGCACCGCCCTCGGCTGCGGCGCCGCACTGGAGACCCTGCGCCGCACCCTCAGCGGGCCTTTTGCTCTGGCTGCCGCCTGCAGTCTGGATGCGTTGGAACAAGCCGCGGCAAGCAGTTCACTGGACACGTTGCGGATGTCTCCGACGGCAGCGCTGTGTCATCTGGCCGAGATTCCGCTTTCCGAGGCGGGGCTGACCAGGGTCCGGCACGGCCGTTCTCCGGAATTGCAGGAGACCCAGCTGGAGGCCTGGCCTGCCTGCGAAGAGCCTGTGCTGGTGCGACTCTGCCGTCAGGGGGCCCTGGTGGCGGTGGCCCAGTTGGAGCCCTTCGCCGACCGCAGCCCGCGCATCGTGCTGAAGCGGGTCTTTGCGTGCTGA
- the rpsO gene encoding 30S ribosomal protein S15, whose protein sequence is MLATEKKQEIINEFKKHDSDTGSPEVQIAILTERITYLTEHFKIHKKDHHSRRGLLKLVGQRRRLLDYLKGKELDRYKKVIERLGIRR, encoded by the coding sequence GTGCTGGCAACCGAAAAAAAACAGGAAATCATCAACGAGTTCAAAAAACATGACAGCGACACAGGTTCTCCGGAGGTGCAGATTGCAATCCTCACCGAGCGGATCACCTATCTGACCGAGCATTTCAAGATTCACAAAAAGGACCACCATAGCCGGAGAGGGCTTCTGAAGCTCGTCGGCCAGAGGCGGCGCCTTCTGGACTATCTGAAAGGCAAAGAGCTGGACAGGTACAAGAAGGTTATCGAACGACTCGGCATACGCAGGTAA
- the pnp gene encoding polyribonucleotide nucleotidyltransferase, whose amino-acid sequence MEQVVSVEFGGKTVTISTGKMAKQANGAVMVRSGDTMVLVTAVAQKEAKEGQDFFPLTVNYTEKAYAGGKIPGSFFKREARPSDPETLICRLIDRPIRPLFPENFLNDTQIMATVVSADKDHDPAILSMLGASAALMVSDIPFQGPIAGAKVGRVDGKLIINPTAEELEKSELEIVVAASRDAIIMVEGEAKFVSEADMLDAIFFAKEAMLPVIEAQEELQKKVGVAKRVVEPPVVNEALLARVRELAYNRIGEAVKIKSKQERHNQIDLIKTETIEALKEEFEGSAKQIKAFLGDFEYDRVRADVLDTGIRIDGRDTTTIRPIATEAGILPRTHGSALFTRGETQALVTTTLGTSSDEQRMDSLYGEYRKRFLLHYNFPPFSVGETSFRLGPGRREIGHGMLAERALSAVLPKHDDFPYTIRVVSETLESNGSSSMASVCGGSMSLMDAGVPVTAPVAGIAMGLIKEGDKVAILSDILGDEDHLGDMDFKVAGTADGVTALQMDIKIGGVTKEIMQQALKQAREGRLHILGKMAETLASHRPEMSSFAPRITTIWVKTDKIRDVIGTGGKNIRNITETTGVTIDIEDTGRINIASTSKEACDMAIQMIRGLTDDAEEGKLYMGTVKKIMDFGAFVEILPGTDGLVHISELDTKRVKTVTEVLNEGDKVLVKCIGVDKNGKVKLSRKEALGYNLDGTKVEGGEE is encoded by the coding sequence ATGGAACAGGTTGTAAGTGTTGAGTTTGGCGGCAAGACCGTCACGATTTCCACCGGCAAGATGGCCAAGCAGGCCAATGGTGCCGTAATGGTCAGAAGCGGTGACACCATGGTGCTGGTGACCGCCGTGGCGCAGAAAGAGGCCAAAGAGGGGCAGGATTTCTTCCCCCTGACCGTCAACTACACCGAGAAGGCCTATGCCGGCGGCAAGATCCCAGGCAGCTTCTTTAAGCGCGAGGCACGTCCCTCTGATCCGGAGACCCTGATCTGCCGTCTGATCGACCGCCCGATCCGCCCGCTCTTCCCGGAGAATTTCCTCAACGACACCCAGATCATGGCTACGGTGGTATCGGCCGACAAGGACCACGATCCCGCCATCCTCTCAATGCTGGGCGCCTCGGCGGCCCTGATGGTGTCGGACATCCCCTTCCAGGGACCGATTGCCGGCGCCAAGGTCGGCCGTGTAGACGGCAAGCTGATCATCAATCCGACTGCCGAGGAACTGGAAAAGAGCGAGCTGGAAATCGTCGTGGCAGCCAGCCGCGATGCGATCATCATGGTCGAGGGTGAGGCCAAGTTCGTGTCCGAGGCTGACATGCTGGATGCGATCTTCTTTGCCAAGGAAGCCATGCTGCCGGTGATCGAGGCCCAGGAAGAGCTGCAGAAAAAGGTCGGTGTTGCCAAGCGCGTGGTCGAGCCGCCGGTCGTGAACGAGGCCCTGCTGGCCCGTGTGCGCGAACTGGCCTACAACCGCATCGGCGAGGCAGTCAAGATCAAGTCCAAGCAGGAACGTCACAACCAGATCGACCTGATCAAGACCGAAACCATCGAAGCCCTCAAGGAAGAGTTCGAAGGCAGCGCCAAGCAGATCAAGGCCTTTCTGGGCGATTTCGAATACGACCGCGTCCGCGCCGATGTTCTCGACACCGGCATCCGCATCGACGGCCGCGACACCACCACCATCCGTCCCATCGCCACCGAAGCGGGCATTCTGCCCCGCACCCACGGCTCGGCTCTGTTCACGCGCGGCGAGACCCAGGCCCTGGTCACCACCACCCTCGGTACCTCCAGCGATGAGCAGCGCATGGACTCGCTCTACGGCGAATACCGCAAGCGTTTCCTCCTGCACTACAACTTTCCCCCGTTCTCCGTGGGCGAGACCAGCTTCCGGCTGGGACCCGGCCGTCGCGAGATCGGCCACGGCATGCTGGCCGAGCGCGCCCTGTCGGCCGTGCTGCCCAAGCATGACGATTTCCCCTACACGATCCGTGTAGTATCCGAAACACTGGAGAGCAACGGGTCTTCCTCGATGGCCTCGGTTTGTGGCGGCAGCATGTCGCTGATGGATGCCGGCGTGCCGGTGACCGCACCGGTGGCGGGTATCGCCATGGGTTTGATCAAAGAGGGTGATAAGGTCGCGATCCTGTCCGACATCCTGGGCGACGAAGACCACCTGGGCGACATGGACTTCAAAGTGGCCGGTACAGCCGACGGCGTGACCGCGCTGCAGATGGACATCAAGATCGGCGGCGTAACCAAGGAGATCATGCAGCAGGCCCTCAAGCAGGCTCGCGAGGGACGTCTGCACATCCTGGGCAAGATGGCTGAAACACTGGCCTCCCACCGTCCGGAAATGTCCTCCTTTGCCCCGCGCATCACCACCATCTGGGTCAAGACCGACAAGATCCGCGATGTCATCGGCACCGGCGGCAAGAACATCCGCAACATCACCGAGACCACCGGCGTTACCATCGATATCGAGGATACCGGCCGTATCAACATCGCCTCCACCAGCAAAGAGGCCTGCGACATGGCCATCCAGATGATCCGCGGTCTGACCGATGATGCCGAAGAGGGCAAGCTCTATATGGGCACCGTCAAGAAGATCATGGACTTTGGCGCTTTCGTCGAGATCCTACCCGGCACCGATGGACTGGTGCACATCTCCGAACTTGACACCAAGCGGGTCAAGACCGTCACCGAAGTGCTGAACGAAGGCGACAAGGTACTGGTCAAGTGCATCGGCGTCGACAAGAACGGCAAGGTCAAGCTCTCCCGTAAGGAAGCCCTTGGTTACAACTTGGACGGTACCAAGGTTGAGGGTGGGGAAGAGTAA